The following coding sequences are from one Chelonoidis abingdonii isolate Lonesome George chromosome 4, CheloAbing_2.0, whole genome shotgun sequence window:
- the LOC116818615 gene encoding uncharacterized protein LOC116818615 isoform X1 gives MQEKSMPASNTGIMRTTHLLQLPQEMLTEIIMYLPPVEKSKVRATCSFFKDLVDQPVVWQKSTIVLQRISAFNAEFWDVLRKRKITSVEVKEIGLKQWQKLLRFMPGLLDVTVDSLWSEEILQGLQLLTDLQKLHLKTCSRLSERNIIREVVHFQRLTHLLLCGITFLSGSELIKIACLQNLHMLSLHTVQKALPEKALEYVLFHLPKLRELSLSCILSKEHFLLCLSLPDKHPISYSSEESHPVPKLQLHALALRQTGYNLLSERFLDQLSTIHTLTVCYIKDFLLHSVDVFGQVLKNLPNLTELNLLWISNLDMFVDNIPSSLVKLSVIGTKLTNSALSCLSDKSWKLREMDLTLSYGFDEKTLKQFPHLFPLLTRLCLSGFVLTDNILLSLAKMESLRELDVTGGTNLTKEAIQNFHITTNCRVHLLVERHSVSSKCDCLWST, from the exons ATGCAGGAGAAAAGTATGCCAGCCAGTAATACAGGGATAATGAGAACCACTCACTTGCTGCAGTTACCGCAAGAAATGCTGACTGAGATAATCATGTACCTTCCTCCTGTGGAAAAATCCAAGGTCCGTGCCACATGCAGTTTCTTCAAGGACCTGGTTGATCAGCCTGTTGTGTGGCAAAAGAGTACCATTGTCCTCCAACGCATAAGCGCTTTCAACGCCGAATTCTGGGACGTGCTTCGGAAAAGAAAGATCACTTCTGTAGAAGTGAAAGAAATTGGGCTTAAGCAATGGCAAAAGCTGCTGAGGTTCATGCCTGGTCTGCTAGATGTAACTGTGGATTCCCTCTGGAGCGAGGAAATTCTGCAAGGGTTACAGCTGCTCACAGATCTACAGAAACTTCACTTGAAAACGTGCTCTAGGTTATCTGAGAGAAACATAATCAGGGAAGTTGTGCACTTTCAACGCCTTACTCACTTGTTGTTGTGTGGCATAACCTTCTTAAGTGGCAGTGAATTGATTAAAATTGCTTGCTTACAAAACCTACATATGCTCTCATTGCATACTGTGCAAAAGGCTCTTCCTGAGAAAGCACTAGAGTATGTTTTATTCCATTTACCAAAACTCAGAGAACTGTCACTTTCTTGTATCCTGAGTAAGGAGCATTTTTTGTTATGCCTCAGTTTGCCAGATAAACATCCCATCTCTTATTCATCAGAAG AGTCGCATCCTGTTCCAAAACTTCAGCTTCACGCTCTGGCCTTGAGGCAAACTGGTTATAACCTTCTTTCAGAGCGTTTCCTGGATCAGCTCTCCACCATCCACACACTGACTGTTTGTTACATCAAGgactttttgttacactcagtgGATGTCTTTGGACAAGTGCTGAAGAACCTACCAAACTTGACAGAATTAAATCTTCTAT GGATCTCCAATTTGGATATGTTTGTTGATAACATTCCTTCAAGCCTTGTTAAACTAAGTGTGATTGGAACCAAGCtgacaaactctgctctcagctgTTTGTCTGACAAATCCTGGAAGCTAAGAGAAATGGATCTAACTCTCTCATATGGATTTGATGAAAAGACTCTGAAACAATTTCCCCATCTCTTTCCATTGCTGACTAGACTCTGCCTTAG TGGTTTTGTTTTGACTGACAATATCTTGTTGAGCTTGGCTAAAATGGAGAGTTTGCGAGAACTTGATGTTACTGGTGGCACAAATCTAACAAAAGAAGCAATCCAGAATTTTCACATCACAACGAACTGCAGGGTACATCTCCTTGTAGAGCGGCATTCAGTGTCTTCTAAATGTGACTGCTTATGGAGCACGTAG
- the LOC116818615 gene encoding uncharacterized protein LOC116818615 isoform X2, whose product MQEKSMPASNTGIMRTTHLLQLPQEMLTEIIMYLPPVEKSKVRATCSFFKDLVDQPVVWQKSTIVLQRISAFNAEFWDVLRKRKITSVEVKEIGLKQWQKLLRFMPGLLDVTVDSLWSEEILQGLQLLTDLQKLHLKTCSRLSERNIIREVVHFQRLTHLLLCGITFLSGSELIKIACLQNLHMLSLHTVQKALPEKALEYVLFHLPKLRELSLSCILSKEHFLLCLSLPDKHPISYSSEERFLDQLSTIHTLTVCYIKDFLLHSVDVFGQVLKNLPNLTELNLLWISNLDMFVDNIPSSLVKLSVIGTKLTNSALSCLSDKSWKLREMDLTLSYGFDEKTLKQFPHLFPLLTRLCLSGFVLTDNILLSLAKMESLRELDVTGGTNLTKEAIQNFHITTNCRVHLLVERHSVSSKCDCLWST is encoded by the exons ATGCAGGAGAAAAGTATGCCAGCCAGTAATACAGGGATAATGAGAACCACTCACTTGCTGCAGTTACCGCAAGAAATGCTGACTGAGATAATCATGTACCTTCCTCCTGTGGAAAAATCCAAGGTCCGTGCCACATGCAGTTTCTTCAAGGACCTGGTTGATCAGCCTGTTGTGTGGCAAAAGAGTACCATTGTCCTCCAACGCATAAGCGCTTTCAACGCCGAATTCTGGGACGTGCTTCGGAAAAGAAAGATCACTTCTGTAGAAGTGAAAGAAATTGGGCTTAAGCAATGGCAAAAGCTGCTGAGGTTCATGCCTGGTCTGCTAGATGTAACTGTGGATTCCCTCTGGAGCGAGGAAATTCTGCAAGGGTTACAGCTGCTCACAGATCTACAGAAACTTCACTTGAAAACGTGCTCTAGGTTATCTGAGAGAAACATAATCAGGGAAGTTGTGCACTTTCAACGCCTTACTCACTTGTTGTTGTGTGGCATAACCTTCTTAAGTGGCAGTGAATTGATTAAAATTGCTTGCTTACAAAACCTACATATGCTCTCATTGCATACTGTGCAAAAGGCTCTTCCTGAGAAAGCACTAGAGTATGTTTTATTCCATTTACCAAAACTCAGAGAACTGTCACTTTCTTGTATCCTGAGTAAGGAGCATTTTTTGTTATGCCTCAGTTTGCCAGATAAACATCCCATCTCTTATTCATCAGAAG AGCGTTTCCTGGATCAGCTCTCCACCATCCACACACTGACTGTTTGTTACATCAAGgactttttgttacactcagtgGATGTCTTTGGACAAGTGCTGAAGAACCTACCAAACTTGACAGAATTAAATCTTCTAT GGATCTCCAATTTGGATATGTTTGTTGATAACATTCCTTCAAGCCTTGTTAAACTAAGTGTGATTGGAACCAAGCtgacaaactctgctctcagctgTTTGTCTGACAAATCCTGGAAGCTAAGAGAAATGGATCTAACTCTCTCATATGGATTTGATGAAAAGACTCTGAAACAATTTCCCCATCTCTTTCCATTGCTGACTAGACTCTGCCTTAG TGGTTTTGTTTTGACTGACAATATCTTGTTGAGCTTGGCTAAAATGGAGAGTTTGCGAGAACTTGATGTTACTGGTGGCACAAATCTAACAAAAGAAGCAATCCAGAATTTTCACATCACAACGAACTGCAGGGTACATCTCCTTGTAGAGCGGCATTCAGTGTCTTCTAAATGTGACTGCTTATGGAGCACGTAG
- the LOC116818615 gene encoding uncharacterized protein LOC116818615 isoform X3: MQEKSMPASNTGIMRTTHLLQLPQEMLTEIIMYLPPVEKSKVRATCSFFKDLVDQPVVWQKSTIVLQRISAFNAEFWDVLRKRKITSVEVKEIGLKQWQKLLRFMPGLLDVTVDSLWSEEILQGLQLLTDLQKLHLKTCSRLSERNIIREVVHFQRLTHLLLCGITFLSGSELIKIACLQNLHMLSLHTVQKALPEKALEYVLFHLPKLRELSLSCILSKEHFLLCLSLPDKHPISYSSEGISNLDMFVDNIPSSLVKLSVIGTKLTNSALSCLSDKSWKLREMDLTLSYGFDEKTLKQFPHLFPLLTRLCLSGFVLTDNILLSLAKMESLRELDVTGGTNLTKEAIQNFHITTNCRVHLLVERHSVSSKCDCLWST; the protein is encoded by the exons ATGCAGGAGAAAAGTATGCCAGCCAGTAATACAGGGATAATGAGAACCACTCACTTGCTGCAGTTACCGCAAGAAATGCTGACTGAGATAATCATGTACCTTCCTCCTGTGGAAAAATCCAAGGTCCGTGCCACATGCAGTTTCTTCAAGGACCTGGTTGATCAGCCTGTTGTGTGGCAAAAGAGTACCATTGTCCTCCAACGCATAAGCGCTTTCAACGCCGAATTCTGGGACGTGCTTCGGAAAAGAAAGATCACTTCTGTAGAAGTGAAAGAAATTGGGCTTAAGCAATGGCAAAAGCTGCTGAGGTTCATGCCTGGTCTGCTAGATGTAACTGTGGATTCCCTCTGGAGCGAGGAAATTCTGCAAGGGTTACAGCTGCTCACAGATCTACAGAAACTTCACTTGAAAACGTGCTCTAGGTTATCTGAGAGAAACATAATCAGGGAAGTTGTGCACTTTCAACGCCTTACTCACTTGTTGTTGTGTGGCATAACCTTCTTAAGTGGCAGTGAATTGATTAAAATTGCTTGCTTACAAAACCTACATATGCTCTCATTGCATACTGTGCAAAAGGCTCTTCCTGAGAAAGCACTAGAGTATGTTTTATTCCATTTACCAAAACTCAGAGAACTGTCACTTTCTTGTATCCTGAGTAAGGAGCATTTTTTGTTATGCCTCAGTTTGCCAGATAAACATCCCATCTCTTATTCATCAGAAG GGATCTCCAATTTGGATATGTTTGTTGATAACATTCCTTCAAGCCTTGTTAAACTAAGTGTGATTGGAACCAAGCtgacaaactctgctctcagctgTTTGTCTGACAAATCCTGGAAGCTAAGAGAAATGGATCTAACTCTCTCATATGGATTTGATGAAAAGACTCTGAAACAATTTCCCCATCTCTTTCCATTGCTGACTAGACTCTGCCTTAG TGGTTTTGTTTTGACTGACAATATCTTGTTGAGCTTGGCTAAAATGGAGAGTTTGCGAGAACTTGATGTTACTGGTGGCACAAATCTAACAAAAGAAGCAATCCAGAATTTTCACATCACAACGAACTGCAGGGTACATCTCCTTGTAGAGCGGCATTCAGTGTCTTCTAAATGTGACTGCTTATGGAGCACGTAG